From Bradyrhizobium sp. AZCC 1610:
TGATCCCCGTCATCGTCGGCTGTGTCCTGATTTCGGCAGGATGGCCGGCATTGCGGGTACTCGCATTTCCGATCGGCTTCCTGATCTTCGCAGTGCCAATGCCCGACTGGCTCGTCGATGCCGCCACGGTTCCGCTCAAGGTCTTTATTTCGAACGTCGTCACCAACGTGCTCTATGCGACGGGTTTTCCGGTTGCCCAGAACGGCGTCATGATCATGATCGGAACCTATCAGCTCCTGGTAAAGGACGCCTGTTCCGGAATGAATTCGATTTTTGCATTGTCCGCGATCGGCGTTTTTTATGCCTATGCGTTTCGCTGGCAGGAGAAAATTCGCAGCCTGCTCCTCCTCGCGGCGATTATACCCATTACCATCATTGCAAATTTCTGTCGCGTTTTCGCGTTGGTCCTGATCGCTTATTATCTGGGGCCTGACATGCTCGAGGGAATTCTGCACGATCTCACCGGCATCGGCCTTTTCGTCGTCGCAGTTATTCTGCTGTTCCTGTTCGATGCCTTTCTGGGCCTTTGTTTTGCGCTGGTGCGCCGTGTCCGCAGCCGCGCCGCGCCGGCGACGCCCGCCTAGCTTCGCGAACATCTTCGCTGCGTCTCATGAAATCGCCCGTTGAGGCGCCTTGCGCTTGCATGCGCATTCTGCGAGGTGGCTCGTTCGCGGCGAGCTTGCTAAGCTCGTTCCACTTCAAGACCGGTTCTTGACGAAGGTTGCCGTGAGCCGAACGTACGCCATACCCGACCTTCATGGCCGGTTGGACCTGCTGGATCGCGCCATTGACGCGATCGCCCGGCATGCGGAGGGGGTGGCTTCCACGATCATAACTCTGGGCGACTACGTCGATCGTGGGCCGCAGAGCAGACAGGTCATCGAGCGTCTCATGAGCTGGCGACCGGATGAATCGAAGGTCGTCAATCTGAAGGGCAACCACGAAGCCATGATGTGTGCGGTCTGTGAGAATAGGGCCGAACTCGACTGGTGGATCAAGAATGGGGGAGGCGAGACGCTGGCATCGTATGACCAAAGCCCGGCGCTTCCCGATTTGCGAGCGATCCCGGCCGACCATCTGGACTGGATCGTCAATCTTCCGCTGGTGCATGTCGATCGGCACAGAATATTCGTCCATGCGGCGGTCGATCCGAAAATTCCGCTTGAGCAGCAGAACGAGGAAACGTTGCTTTGGAAGCGTTATCCGAGCGGTGTCGATGTCGGCCATGGGCATCGCTACGTCGTACACGGCCACCATGCTGATACGCGCGCGCCCATTGCGGGCAAGCACAAGACCAATCTGGATGGGCTGGCCTGGAAAACGGGACGGTTGGTCATCGGGGTATTTGAAGACGGCCGGCCCGGTGGTGCCTCCGAGTACCTGGAAGTCTTCGGCCGTGAAATGTGAAGTCTAGCGCCTCGGCGGTGCGGCAACGGCTCCATTCTCCGAGGCCAAAGTTCCTTTTTAGGCAATCACCTGTCGCCCGTAGAGTTGACGGCGAATTGGTGCCGCGTCGTTTCACTCAAAAGCTTTGCCAGCATTGAAGTTCACGAAGAGGGCCCGGCTGCCTACGGAGAAGGCGCAGCACACCGCTCTAAAAGCAGCGGCGTCCCTGGCGGTCATGGAGCACATAATCCGTTCCGGGCGAGGGATAGTAAAGTTGCCCACACGAGCCGGAATTGACCGGATAGCCCAAAATGTCGAGCTTTCTGTCCAGTGCGTTTGGCGAGGCGGTCTGGTCGCTGCTTCCGCGCCCATAATACTGTCCGCTGTATTGTCCGCTAAATTGCCCGCCATACTGGCCGCCGTACTGTCCGCCATATCGGCCGCTATACTGCATGTTGACCTGACTGACGGCCGGCTGCATCGAGCCGATCACTGTCACAGCCGCCAGCAGGGAAAGCAGTATCCTCATCTCACTTCCTGGAAGCATGAGGCATGGCGCGACCGGGGTCGCCGACAATTATCGGCCCAACTGCCCGGACTAGGCTTCGATCAGTTCGGCCAGCTTAGCCGCTTCCTTGTCCACATCATGGCGTTGCAGGACCCGCTGACGGGCACTTTCTCCCATTCGCGTGATCGCTTCCGGCGCCGTGCCGAGACATTGCTCCATTGCCGCGGCCAAACTCTCGAGATCGCCGGCAGGAATCAGCCAGCCGTGCTCGCCATGCTGAATCAGTTCGGGGATGCCGGCGACGAACGTTGTGATGACCGGTCTGCGCAACGCCATGGCTTCCATGATGACGACCGGCAGGCCTTCGGCGAAGCTCGGCAACACCAGCGCCCGGGCTGCGAGAATTTCGGAACGAACCTCGTCGCTACTGATCCAGCCTGTTATCCGCACGATACCCGTCAGCCTGTACTTTGCGACGAGCGCCTCGATCTCGCCGCGCATTTCACCATCGCCGGCAAGCACCAATTCGAACTTTGCCCCGCGCTCCGCCAGCAGCCGCGCCGCCTCGATCAGAAGCAACTGCCCCTTCTGTTCACACAGGCGGCCCACGCAAACCAATCGCCGTTCGCCGCCCGCCGCCGTGGTGGCATTGGTTTGATAGAAGGCTGGTTCAAGCCCGCAATGCACCACCTTTATCTTGGGCCAATAGGAGTGGGGGACATTGCGAAAGAGCTGGCTCCGTCCGAATGAACTGACCGCGACGACAAAACGAGCCCGCCGGATTTTCTCAGGCAACGCGATGAACTTCGGCTTGTCGAATTCTTCGGGGCCGTGGGCGGTAAAGCTCCACGGTGGCCCTCCCAGTTCGTGGACCAGCATCGCGACTTCGGCGGAATTGGTTCCGAAATGAACGTGCAGGTGCTGCGCCTTGTCGCTGCGCAGCCACAGCGCCACCTGGCACGCCTCGAACAGATAAATCAGATGAACGGGGAGGGGGCGCTCCGCCCGCAGACCGACCTTGAACGTTAGGACGATCGCGCGAAACAGGCCGGCGGGGTTGGTTGCCACAATGCGCAGGAATGAAACCAGTAGCGGCACCGCGCCGCCGCGCAGGACGTAACGTGTGCGGGCCTGCTCCAACTGATCTTCGGCGCCGCGCTGCGCATC
This genomic window contains:
- the xrtV gene encoding exosortase V; this translates as MEPVGIGMTFTQVIPSARAGFLGPFLWPALLGVSVIAAYAQTVLSLIDGPWQTEQEGHGPLIIVASLWLTWQSREKLRAVEISPAPVTGWLALLAGLVLLYLARIQQGLVTFETFSLIPVIVGCVLISAGWPALRVLAFPIGFLIFAVPMPDWLVDAATVPLKVFISNVVTNVLYATGFPVAQNGVMIMIGTYQLLVKDACSGMNSIFALSAIGVFYAYAFRWQEKIRSLLLLAAIIPITIIANFCRVFALVLIAYYLGPDMLEGILHDLTGIGLFVVAVILLFLFDAFLGLCFALVRRVRSRAAPATPA
- a CDS encoding metallophosphoesterase family protein, which gives rise to MTKVAVSRTYAIPDLHGRLDLLDRAIDAIARHAEGVASTIITLGDYVDRGPQSRQVIERLMSWRPDESKVVNLKGNHEAMMCAVCENRAELDWWIKNGGGETLASYDQSPALPDLRAIPADHLDWIVNLPLVHVDRHRIFVHAAVDPKIPLEQQNEETLLWKRYPSGVDVGHGHRYVVHGHHADTRAPIAGKHKTNLDGLAWKTGRLVIGVFEDGRPGGASEYLEVFGREM
- a CDS encoding glycosyltransferase — protein: MKIAYLVNHYPAISHSFIRREILALERLGHEILRISVRGWADAQRGAEDQLEQARTRYVLRGGAVPLLVSFLRIVATNPAGLFRAIVLTFKVGLRAERPLPVHLIYLFEACQVALWLRSDKAQHLHVHFGTNSAEVAMLVHELGGPPWSFTAHGPEEFDKPKFIALPEKIRRARFVVAVSSFGRSQLFRNVPHSYWPKIKVVHCGLEPAFYQTNATTAAGGERRLVCVGRLCEQKGQLLLIEAARLLAERGAKFELVLAGDGEMRGEIEALVAKYRLTGIVRITGWISSDEVRSEILAARALVLPSFAEGLPVVIMEAMALRRPVITTFVAGIPELIQHGEHGWLIPAGDLESLAAAMEQCLGTAPEAITRMGESARQRVLQRHDVDKEAAKLAELIEA